In Rhodamnia argentea isolate NSW1041297 chromosome 1, ASM2092103v1, whole genome shotgun sequence, the genomic window ATAATCATCTGATTGTAATTAATTTGATGAATACATACGAAAGAGTTCTAAATGAGACTATTCACATTAAATGTCGAATATCCTAAATCTAAAGGAATAAAATATTTGGAGATATTCTAAAGTTTCGTCACAAGTAGGACAAAATTTTGTCATTCCACGAGAAATCGTAAAGAAAAATGGTAGTTCGGTTATCTTCATACTAAAATAAGCATGCTCTTGGTGTATAAAATCATATTTATGGTACATAATGTTCAAAAGTTATTATAGTAACTCTCCTAATCAAGTCAAGTCTCTCAActaaaggactaaattgatatagtAATTTGAGTAAGAAGGTCCAATTGGATAttggaataggaaaaaaagCTCAAAGGAGCACAATGGAGAAATTAAACCACTTTTTTAGCCAATAGACCTTGGAGGAAAATTAGTGGACTTGATAGAAAAAACAGAGTactagaaaaaaacaaagaataccCATTACCATACAGTATCAAAGTTCAAATTTAAAAACCACACTGAcgtccttccttttggtgaatttGGTGGACTCTGAAGACTGGAGACCTAACATTGTGGTGGAGCTTCTCATAGTTAGCCACCCAAGTATTTAAAAGTAGTTTGACCAGCTCTGAGAGAGGAATCCTTCTTGGCCTAAACTAATGAGGGGTTTACGTATAAACCAACGACAAGCTTAGACAATAAGGTGAGCCCACAACGTACGGCCATCTTTGACATTTCAAATGCACTGCCTTTTAGTCTCCAGAAACCATTTATATATATCATAAGGCTCTTTAAGCTTCAAAAGCTTTTTGATCCACAACATCTACAGAGTGGCAAATGGAGAGGAAAACAACTCATCGAATTGATCTAATAGTGTTACTCTAAGCTCTTaatgacatgagactttgagGAAGAGAATATAGCGTTTAGAAAGGCCTAGAGTGTATATGAACTCGGAATATTTTCAAACTATCATCTTCCTCAACTTCGTCGAGAAATTACCCTTATACGGGTAGAGCTTAGGATAATACATTAATAGTACACGCACGCGGTTTAAGGACAATAATACGAGCTATAGTTAGGACAACTCGACCCAAAGGACCACACATGCGTATTTCAATATGCTTTCTCAAATGGAAGGACAATACTAAAAGCACTTTAGCCAAAGGCAATAGCTTTTATTAGGCATACGTTTGATATTTTTCacacacaaataaaaaaaaatgcaagtcaAAGACCCAAACTGAACTGCATTTCCGTTTCGAATCAATATTCGGATttcgatttggtttggatcaaagtGGGCAAACATTTAATATAGTTCGATTCGATTAAGATATCTTGAAAACTCCAACGGAATCGAACTGAGCTAGCTAATTATGGTCGAGACATCAACTTGACTCGGACGACTCCACCAGCAGCTTCACACGTCGTCGTTCCACACCTTCGCGACCTAACGAAATGACAGGAATACCCCCGGCGTCGTCTACCCGTCAACGTCTTCTCGGAAGAATCACTCTTCACGGTCATAAGTACTGAGGGCTGCCTTGGCTTTCCAGCTTTCTCGGTTGGCAACAGTTGtcattaatgatttttttgaatttccaaTATTACTATCACTTATTAAACATAATTCCACAtatcccttttttccttcttcttcttcttcttccatctcaTAGCTTCCACGCCTCTCGCACGCCCAGATCCCAACGTCCCTCGCCTCCCTGACTCCACCTCCACCTCGCCGTAGCTGGCTACGGTGACTTTCAATCAAAGCATTCTCTGGCCTGAACGAGTAAGCCCAGGGAAACGGCGATCGCCGGCCTGTCGAACGCCGCCGAGTGAACAAGATCGTCGAAAAGCGACGACGCCCCTCTGTCTAATCTGAAGCTGCCAAGCCCAGGAACGAGGGAGCTGCTTTTGTGGGCTAAAAAGCAGCAACATTTTCCTTCAGTTGTGTGGGAGATACCGCAGGGGAGAGATAGAGTGAGAAAGAaagcttccttttcttctcGCTCCGTCTAGATCCGATTCCGTCAATGGCCGAGGAACCCGTTCTCGTTCTCGTCACCGGTGCCGCAGGTACTGTCGGATCCAGACCTGCTATTTCTTAATGTCTCGACCCTTGTTTTGATCTGGAAACTTGGTatgttttcatttcctttttttctgatTGACTAGGTAACATGCTAGTTCTTGTGAAATCTTTCGATTTCCTCCGCATTAAAATTTGGTTGACTAATTGATAAATAGATTTAACACTGATGTCAATTTGTTGAGATGATTGCTAAATCAATGATATTTTAGTTTTCATCTTTGGGCATGGTAAATATGGCAGCCGGGTATTCTTAACAGTGTGAGTGATGAAGCAATATAGATGCCACAACATTGCTAACATATTGGTATTTGATATTCTTGTGTGAGTGATGAAGCTTTATAGATGCCACAACATTGCTAAATTATTGATATTATATTATTTGagtcccttttttcttttagggTGTATTTGTGTTTTCTAAAACTTAAGTTTATCATGTGCGAGCATTTGGATTTGATCTTTTATCAATTGTTTCCACAAGAGTTCTTTTTATCTAAAGGGTGGTTTGTTAATTACGTAATtactttatcttctttttcttttgcaggtTGTGGTTGTTGCGAATCCTGCAAATACAAATGCATTGATTCTGAAGGAATATGCACCATCCATCCCTGAGAAAAATATTACATGTCTGACTAGATTGGATCATAATAGGGCATTGGGTCAGATTGCTGAGAAATTGAAGGTTCAAGTTTCTGACGTGAAAAATGCCATTATATGGGGAAATCACTTGTCAACTCAGTATCCCGATGTCAACGATGCGACTGTTAATACCCCATCCGGTGAAAAACCTGTATGTGAACTCATTAAGGATGATGCATGGTGAGAGAAACTGTTTTTTGAGTTTTATTGTTAACCGGTTTAGTTGGTATTATAGTGAGAGTCTTTCTGAAtttgttgaaaaaatattatttgctgAAGGTTGAATGGAGAATTCATTGCTACAGTCCAACAACGTGGTGCTGCAATTATTAAAGCTAGGAAGCTTTCAAGTGCACTTTCTGCTGCTAGTGGTGCTTGCGACCACATTCGTGACTGGGTTCTTGGAACTCCAGAGGTAATGGTTCGggttggattttctaaattatttttcttttggactGCACTTTTTCTTAGGGAACATGGGTTTCAATGGGGGTGTATTCTGATGGCTCTTACAATGTGCCTGCTGGCCTCACCTATTCGTTTCCAGTAACTTGTCGCAATGGAGAATGGACCATCGTACAAGTTATAGAACATTGTAATTTTCCGTTAGAAATAGTTACGATATTTATCATTTGCACTTTTTTGCCAGCAAATTCTATCAAAAAAACTGCTGTTAGTCtgaaatatttatcttgcatttcGTCTTTCATACGTCCTCTTGCATTGCAATATGACATGGCACTATTCGTTGAAACTATTTCTTGAAATCTGTCTTTGGTTCTTGTGTTATTACCATGGCCATGTTATGTTGTGGCTGTGATATAGgtctcccaatcaatgaattCTCGCGGAAGATGGATGCGACAGCAGAGGAACTGACTGAGGAAAAAGCACTTGCATACTCTTGCCTCTCTTGAATGCCATCTTTGGCCGTCTAGCATCTTACAGTTTTGAATAATGCTGTTCTATTATCATGATTTAGAATGTTACAGCGGCAGGAGAGCAGCTTCAATGGATTTCTATGTTTTCTTTTGGCCACCGGAAAGGTACTCTTCCTTATTGAGGGATCCGTAAAAGAATTGTTGGTGTGTTTACTAGTAATCTATGAGATCTTATATGCTTATCCGATGCATGAGTTTATTAGTAGGTATTTGGCTTGGTTTTGGTGTTCgaacttttttctgtttttgtttacGACTGTCGGGATGGTTGTCGGACATGTCATACGCTTATTGTAGGGTGcaacttttttctgtttttgtttacAATGTGCCCGCTGGCCTCATCTATTCATTTCCATTCACTTGTGGACCATGATATGTGGTTTGCATCTTGAGAATCAGAAGTTGTCTGATTCTATCTAGTAGACATTTTCAGTTCTCAGATGTATAAACATAAGAGACCTTCTTTGACCTTGTAGGGCAAATTGATATGCCCTCGTTCCTATGATCGCTAGGGGAGTGATGTTGGGTCCTGACCAGCCTGTGGTTTTGCACATGCTTGATATCCCACCTGTTGCGGAGCCTCTAAATGGTGTTAAGATGGAATTGGTCGATGCTGCATTCCCTCTCCTCAAAGGTTTGTGTATATTCTCTGTCATTTCTTGTATGGGATTTGGTAATTACCATATGGTATTTGATGATGACTCCATatgctaaaataatttaatgttAGCTTGTGCCTTTAGCTAGATATGTATAGTATAGTATTTTCGTCATTCTGGAATGTGCTGATATTATATGAATAAATATGTTTGCACATGTATTtatcaataaatattttatagtgcaaaagaaatggcaaacaacaaaaagatcgcGATCAATGACGATATTATTCGAGTTCTCATCACGGGAGCTAGACATGGCCAATATTGAatcggggcccggaaccggctcgttgattgggcccacggttccgacccggttttttaaaaaaacaaaaaaaagggagaaggcCCGAGAAAAAGAATTATTGTGCCTAGGAACAAGAGGTTTCGAacaggaaccggaaccggcccttcaagggccggttctggtttcaccttttttaggaaccggaaccggccacctctaacGGGAGCTgcctatatttttttcttctaattaatGAAACTTTATAATATGTTTTTTTGGGCGTATTTAGGAAAGTGAAATTTGTATGCAGATCGTATTGAGAAAGCGGTGGCAATTAGGATTGCTAGTGAAGAAATGCTCCCGAACAACTAGAATATCTTCCGGATGctttaaaatattgaaaaatgccTTCGAGTTAGCAAAATTACGGCCGACGTTAATGGGAGGGGATAATGTTAACCTACACGGTTGGTATAGTTAATATATTTGCTATTAATTAGGGGTGAGTGGTTccgggttccttacgggttccacctagAACTTATAACTTACCCGTTGGACCaggttcatcattttttggaatccgGAACCTAATCGTCATATCTTGGACCCTGGAACCTACCTTGTCACAAGTTTTAGGGTCGGTTTCAAAGTACCCGGGaacttatcaatttattttatttttaattaggcaaaataagagtgaacgcgacaatatctaaaaaaaaaaaaaaaagtagaggtgagtggttttaggtttcgtatagattacatttagaacttgaaatcaATTCATTGGAAcccgtttatcattttttggaacctaaaatctaaaaatttgtttggctccggATTATTTACTCATGATCGGACGCCATAAAATattgtaggatcgtgcaaaaacatataccaagaaaaatataaaaaatttattttaggatCTAAGGTCCAAGTTCCAAGTTCTCGGTAGTGGAGCCTAGAACCTATCTTACATatcttggaacccgaaaccagCCAGGATCCTACAGGTTCCGGTTTTAGGTTCTCtattctaccctggaaccatgttCACCCTTACTATTAATATATATGGATAGTAGAATAAAACTTGGGTCTTAAATCGGATGTAGTTGGTATAACCACAATTGAGGTGATTTGTCATGGAGTGGAGTATGTTATTGCAATAGGAGAACTTGTCCTCGTACGGCAAGATTCAAAATTGGGGACGATGAAACAAAATTTTGGGATATGCGGACGGTTGACCGATACTTTGGCGGGACATGCTAATCCAAATTGCAAAGTAATTTTCGTGGGAAAATAATCTGGTGATGGCCCCTTCGTGCGTcttatatttctcttttttgtaaGTGCTAATAGTCGGTCACTTAATCTCGCTCTCGGGTCTTGTGGTACACCattttgctttatttatttcattggGCAACATCTCTTGTTTAACAAAGGTCGATTCAAATATGGTTCTTGAACTAATTGTCGATCAATTACATCTTTTGGGACCTGACCGTGTCTAGAATTTGATCTCATAAGGTATCAATTTTAGCGTCCAGTATCTAGATATTTCGCATGCATGTCTTGAGTTCGGAAATGAAAATTTGTGGAAAGCTATTAACAATGACATTTAGTAAggaaaaaattagttgttggTGAATTAACGTTAATGGTATTAGAGTAAAATCTTTGCTACTCGCCGTAAGGTGATGGTGCATATGGCGAGACTCATTAAGCGACGTGCGTTGAATATTAGGGACAAAGGCAAAAAATCAGAGCATTCTCCTCTTCTAAATAGCATCGCCTTTTCTATTTGTAGGCACATTTACATCTGCCGTGAGGGAGCTCTCGATGTATAACggcctttgccttttctttatGGGTTGAAGGCTtgtttttattcaattttttttaatgtactttTTTAGGGACGTTGGTATTACGTGTGCCTGTTTTTCAATGATACATACGATGTGCTGGAGTGTATATTTGCGGCTTTTTCAGCCACGTGCTAAGATAAGGGAGAATGGATCTATATACGGGTAGAGAAAATCTTAAAACTCTTGACCTAAACCGATGTATATGAGATGATCTTATTGTGTGAACTTTGTGGCCTGTAGTTTCATTGGGGCATTTTGTACTCGAGAGTTGTCAACGTGATGGAGCAATGAAGCATTATCAATGCTTTCAGAAGGAAGCAATCGTGGTGTTTGATTAATGACTTTAACATGAAAGCGTTGACAATGCTCTCTCACGTGGGCCACTCTTAGGAACAAGAAGTCCTTGTGGTTCGAAATTACGTGCCATAAACTTCACTCTCATAAAAGCGTTGAGAATGCTCCCACGCGTCGACAATTCTCGGAAATAAGAAATCTTTGTGGTTCAAAATTACTTACCACGAACTTCACACAATAAGACCATTTCATATATGTCGGTTTATGTAAAGAGTTTTAAGGTTTTCTCTACTTGGATGTATAATTCATTCTCCATCGCCTTGACACATGACTGGGAAGGTTGCAAATATGCCCTCCGGTACATCGTATGCATCATTGGGAAACAGGCCCACGTAATGCCAACGTCCGtaagaaaatgcattaaaaaaatttgaataaaaacaAGCCTTCGAGCCAAAAAGAGAAGGTAAAGGCCGTTGTACCTCGGGTTCCCTCACACTATATGTAAATGTGTGTACAAATAATAGACACGatactatttaaaaaagaaaaatctttggtTTTCGACCTCCGCCCCTAATATCCAACGCATGTCACTTGATGAGTCCGTTATATTCACTATCACCCTATAACGagtattaaatattttattctaATACAATTAACGTTAATCcatgaataattaattttttctttaccaATTGTCATTATTGATGGCTTTtcgcaaattttcattttcaggcTCAAGCCTTGCATGCGAAATATCCATGTGCTGGATGTTAGAATTGATACCCCATGAGATCAAATTCTGGATACAATCAGGTTCCGAAAGATGTAATTGATCGGCAATTAGTCTAGCGACCATATCCGAATCGACCCTTGTTAGACTAGAGATGTTTTTCAATGGAATAAATAATGCACCACAAGGGCCGAGAGCGAGGCGGGGTGACTAATTATTAGCATCtacaaaaaagataaatataaGACGCACGAATGGGCAATTATCagattatttttccaaaaaaattactttgtAATTTGGATTAGCATGTCCCGCTAAAGCCTCGGCCAATCGTCTGTATATCTCAAAGTTTTGTTCCATCGTCCCCGATCTTGAATACTGGCCTGCGAGGGCAAGTTTGTTTATTGCAACAACATACTCTACTTCATGACAGGCCACTTCATTTGTGGTTGTACCAACATCCGATTTAAGATCTAAGTTTTATTTTgctatttatatatattaacATCAAATATATTAGCTAGCTACACCAATCATGAATGTTAATATTGTTCCCTTCCATTAACGCCAGCCATAATTTTGCTAACTCGGAGGCATTTTTCAATATCAtaaaatatcaagaagatattctGGTTCGAGAGCATTTCTCCACCAATAGTCTTAATCGCTACTACTCTCTCAATAAGACATGCATACAAATTTCACTTTCCTAAATGcgcccaaaaaaatatataataaaatctCATTAATCGGAAAAAAGAATACCAGCAGCTCTCGTGATGAGAACTTGAATAACGTTGTCATTAATCGTGATCTCGTTGTTTGCCATTTCTTTTGCACTGCAAAATGTTTATTGATAAATGTGTgtgcaaatatatttattggtACAATGTCAGCACATTCCAAAAAGGGTGAAAATATCATATTATATATGTCTAGCGAAAGGCATAAACTAAGTATCAAAGAGGCAGATGAAATCAAACACCGCAGTAACAGAATGATTGTCGCATCTTTCAAGGAACTCAAAGTAGAACAAATTGCAAAGGGAGATTACCTTGCTTTGGGCAGGAGAAGCAAACCTCCCTCGGAGATGCGGCCTAGGGATTTTGGGAGCAAATGAGTAGTGCGGTAAGAGGTCAGGGAAGAGGGAAATGAAATCAAATGATGTGGCAACAGAATGATCGTTGCATCTTTCAAGGAACTCGAAATAGAACAAAGTGCAGAGAGAGATAGATTGCCTCGCTTTGGGTAGGAGGAGCAAACCATCGCCGGAGATGCAATCTAGGGATTTTGGCAGCAAATGAATAGCGCGGTAAGAAGTCAGGGAAGAGGGGAAATGAAATCAAACGCTACAGGAATAGAGCGATCATCGCACAACGCCAAACAACACAAAGTAGAGAGAGAATACCTCGCTGTAGGAAAGGCGAACCACCACCGGAGGTGCGATCTAGGGATTTTGGGTTTGGGAGCTATTTAGCTTTCAAATGTATATAGCGCGATAAGAGCTCGGGGAAGACCGAGGGTGTAGAGTTGGTTAAGTGCTAAAACTTGGGTAATTGAGTCatagaattttaaaaaagcgcaattaagttttaaaatttataaaacaatgcaattgattcttaaaaaaagtttaaaaaatgtaatcaaatcctaaaatttatcaatcaagtcctttcgttgaaatttaaaaaatttaatattcgattgcactttcttgataaattttaagatttgattgcacattttgaaaagtttatgactcaattgtaaTTTCATGACAAGTTTAAAGACTTAATTAtgtcttttgaaagtttttatgacttaattataaCCTCGACGTACCGTAGTTTGTTACTTCTTGCCTTGTTGAAAAGCCACGTGCTCTTCAAAAGGATGGGATTTAGCTAAGTCAAAGTAGAAAGAATATCGAGATCGCATATTTACTCGTACCAAAATTTTGTTATCCAGGAAACTCATAATTGGTTTTTGCGATTGAGTCATTTAATTTTGCTTTAAATTAGGTGGTTTCATTCGCGCTCCACTAAATATACCATCACGAGCtctttcccattttccttttttggttttttccttgtGTGTCCTACGTATTGAAAAATGGGATAGATTTAattgtaattgaaaattttacaaCTATTTATAAGTATATTCCTCATGAAAGTGTTGAGAATGCTCTCTCGCATGGACAACTCTCGAGAACAAGAAGTCCTTGTGGTTTGGAATTACAGGCCACAAATTTCGCACAGGCCACAAATTTCGCACAATAAGACCATCTCATATTCATCGGTTTAGGTAAAGAGTTTTAAGGTTTTTAATACCTGAATGTATGATCCATTCTTTCTCACCTTGGCACGTGGCTGGGAAGGCCGCAAATATGTCCTTTGGCATATCGTATGCATCATTGAAAAATAGGCTCACAGAATGCCAATGTCCCTAAGAAAgtgcattaaaaaaatttaaataaaaacaaGCCTTCGGGCAAAAAAGAAAGGGCAAAGGCCGTTGGACCTCGGGGATTCCCTCACACCAGATGTAATTGTACCTACAAATAGAAGATGCGATGCTATTcaaaaaaggagaattttttgattttcggcTTCTGCCCATAATATTCAAAGCAGGTCGCTTGATGAGTCTCGTCATATGTACCATCACGTAAAGACTTTACTCTAATACCCTTTATGTTAATCCACCAATAATAAAGTTTTTCCTTAtcaattttcattattgatgGCTTCCcgtaaattttcatttttgggctCAAGCTTTGCATGCGAGATATCCACGTGCTGGACGCTAAAATTGATACCTAATGAGCATTCTCAATGGAGCTTATCTATACATgcttcattttctattttttacgtAGCTACAAAAACTGCTTGAATGTACTTAGAATGAAATGTAGACCTTTGTTGCTTATTAACaataaaattgaaggaaaacAAACACGTAGAAAGAACTAGGAAGAAATTCTCAAGTCCAAGGAGACTGGATGCCTGAATATGACAGTATACTCATGGATGGTGGATCACTAATCAGTAGGCACAGATACCTCTTTCCACGGAGTGCAGCTTTAAAATAGCCAAAACAATAAAACATGGATGGTACGGTCACGCTAAATTATACAGGAGCTATGCTTGGAGCGACTAGGGATGCATCAACAACATGAGAGCTAAAGATAAAATGTCTGATATACGGGCATATACCTTCGACCACCAAGCCATAGTACATCATGAAGAACATGTTATTCCACGGAGAAGTTGTTAATTGCTCCAACAACACCTATTGCAAATCAATCTCTTGCATAAACATCAGCGGAAAAGTTTCACGGTCTGTACATCGCACAAGCAAAGAAAATGGCATGCTAGACCAACATTTTTGGCTCGTTTCACGACGGTTAAGCTCTTCGGAAATAACTCCGGTTTTCTCGAGATCGACATCTGAAAACAGACGTCAGGCTCAAAGTCAGAGTTAATAGCAAGTCCTTTGAAATGAATGGTAGGCCCAAGTTCCTGACTTTCATGGCGACGGTTCTGTTGCCTTTCTTCCCCTTGAAGATGATGTCCATCAATTTATGGAGGATGTGTCCAAATGGCCCACCATATGCAAACCCATAAAGCTGCCAAAAACCATTCTGTAACCAACATATGAATTCGATACCCTGAAGCTCGTATCGGTCAGTCAAGATTTAGCAACAAAAGGATCAATCGACACAACCAAAAGATAAACTGCATATCATACCACGATCAGAAGCAATCTTCTGAGCTGAAGTTTCTTGATTCCCGGAAATCTTCTGCGCAATCGTATCGCTACAACCAGCTAAAACTCCAGCAGTGATCGCCTAAAACACACCCAAGCAACAAATATCTCAAGAACGGCGCGTTGACCAAGAACCCCACAACCCAAGATCACGAGCCACGAAAGAAGCGATTTTGACTCGATGGGCGCGACAGAGATGGGAAAACAGATCACGGGCAAAGAACCAGGAGGggtgaaagaaagagagaacctTGGTACGGAGAGGGTGGGCTTGGAGCTGAATGAGGTAGTTCCTCCATGCTTCTTGGACTATGTCCAACATGTCGCGATCAAGTCGAGCAAACACAACACCACGCGCAGTCTCTCTCTGTGTTTTCTTTGGTTTGAGATTCGTTGGtttgacggagagagagagagagagagagagagagagagagagagagagagaagcagagaaCTTAAATGGAGGTGACTGAACAATC contains:
- the LOC125314631 gene encoding malate dehydrogenase-like, whose product is MAEEPVLVLVTGAADLLFLLQVVVVANPANTNALILKEYAPSIPEKNITCLTRLDHNRALGQIAEKLKVQVSDVKNAIIWGNHLSTQYPDVNDATVNTPSGEKPVCELIKDDAWLNGEFIATVQQRGAAIIKARKLSSALSAASGACDHIRDWVLGTPEGTWVSMGVYSDGSYNVPAGLTYSFPVTCRNGEWTIVQGLPINEFSRKMDATAEELTEEKALAYSCLS